From the genome of SAR324 cluster bacterium, one region includes:
- a CDS encoding DUF1016 family protein, whose protein sequence is MSQKKITKKQTKTASDNSLLDRVVLILEQARTHVVRAVNSSMVTAYWLIGREIVLELQGGDERAEYGKQVIENLSKQLTVRYGKGFSTTSLWYFKQFYVAYQNYVPILHPLGGELKDQQKLYPTGGELTGAEQKDRTAGDGFVPCFNPLLSWSHYRALMRVVKPEAREFYEREAIECTWDKRSLERQIHSQYYERMLKSQNPQKMIETARQEMVPRTESVETLKNPYVLEFLGLPEVSTLHEKQLETAIITHLQTFLLELGKGFAFVARQKRMRFDDIDLYVDLVFYNCILKCYLLIDLKMGELSYQDVGQMDGYVRMFEDLYTAPDDNPTIGLILCTEKNEAVAKYSVLNDRKQIFASKYMLYLPTEQELAIELERERKLIEAHLTEQEDTSAE, encoded by the coding sequence ATGAGTCAGAAAAAAATAACAAAAAAGCAGACGAAAACAGCCTCGGATAATTCGCTACTGGATCGTGTTGTTTTGATTCTGGAGCAGGCACGCACCCATGTGGTCAGAGCGGTTAATAGCAGTATGGTGACGGCTTATTGGCTGATCGGGCGTGAGATTGTATTGGAACTTCAGGGCGGCGATGAACGGGCGGAATATGGCAAGCAGGTGATTGAAAATCTATCTAAACAACTAACCGTAAGATACGGCAAGGGATTTTCAACTACGAGCCTCTGGTATTTCAAACAGTTTTATGTTGCCTACCAAAATTACGTGCCAATTCTCCACCCATTGGGAGGAGAATTGAAGGATCAGCAAAAACTCTACCCAACGGGTGGGGAATTGACAGGAGCCGAGCAAAAAGATCGCACTGCGGGTGATGGCTTTGTACCCTGTTTCAATCCGCTCTTGAGCTGGTCACATTATCGGGCACTGATGCGGGTTGTCAAACCGGAGGCCCGTGAGTTCTATGAGCGGGAGGCCATTGAATGCACCTGGGATAAACGGTCGCTGGAGCGGCAGATACATTCGCAGTATTACGAACGAATGCTGAAAAGCCAGAACCCGCAGAAAATGATAGAAACTGCACGGCAGGAAATGGTACCACGCACGGAAAGTGTTGAGACGTTAAAAAATCCGTATGTCCTGGAGTTTTTAGGGTTGCCGGAAGTATCTACGCTGCACGAGAAACAGCTTGAAACCGCAATTATCACCCACCTGCAAACCTTTCTTCTGGAGCTTGGCAAAGGCTTTGCCTTTGTAGCTCGTCAGAAACGAATGCGCTTTGACGATATCGACCTTTATGTCGATCTGGTCTTTTATAACTGCATCCTCAAATGCTATCTGCTCATTGACCTTAAAATGGGTGAGCTATCCTATCAGGATGTGGGGCAGATGGATGGCTATGTCCGTATGTTTGAGGATTTGTACACAGCACCAGACGACAACCCCACTATTGGTCTTATTCTGTGTACGGAAAAGAATGAAGCCGTGGCGAAGTATTCTGTTCTAAATGACCGCAAACAGATTTTCGCATCGAAGTATATGCTATACCTGCCAACCGAACAGGAATTGGCGATTGAACTGGAGCGGGAACGGAAACTGATTGAAGCTCACCTGACTGAACAGGAAGATACAAGTGCAGAATAA
- a CDS encoding DEAD/DEAH box helicase family protein has product MKLKFKKQQFQTDAVNAVIECFAGQPKTEGVTYRIDPGKGNSSKGLGTSQVSFDLSQSGFKNRELLKSLTLLENIQTVQRRQNLPQSAKLVSTKVCPVNLDIEMETGTGKTYCYIKTMFELNRCYGWSKFIVVVPSIAIREGVFKSFEITAEHFMEEYNKRARFFLYNSKQLHHLEQFSSDGGINVMIINVQAFNATGKDARRIYEELDDFQSRKPMDVIAGNHPIMILDEPQKLEGAKTFDSLAKFNPLAILRYSATHKTEHNKIHRLDALDAYNQKLVKKIAVRGITVRGLTGTNAYLYLESIQISSGPPVARIEYELRQQTGIKRIVRKFGRNDNLFDLSGGLEQYKGFVIADIDATKDTVTFTNGVILEAGEATGDVNESTLRRIQIRETIRAHFEKEQALFPLGIKVLSLFFIDEVAKYRRYDGGIEQPGDYAKMFEEEYKAAFNELPLLLDIPYRTYLEGIQAAKTHNGYFSIDKKSNRLVDPTVGKKSTEADDVDAYDLILKDKERLLSLDEPVRFIFSHSALSEGWDNPNVFVICTLKHSDSSIRKRQEVGRGLRLCVNQKGDRMDSGANIHEINLLTVVASESYKDFTAGLQKEISESLSARPRKADEAYFIGKVIKTPEGEVQITPQIAKQIYRYLVKNDYTNDNDGITANYHEAIKNNTLAPLPPELTQYTPQIVQLIESVFSDATLPGIEDGRKAKPNLLNKNLEKVEFKALWEKINRKAAYSVHFDTAELIKKCVATLDRELNVTKLQYTITGGTQGDSISYDELKSGQGFAVTENTTEYMTISVNSAVKYDLIGKLTETTHLTRNTVAAILKKIRPDKFAQYRQNPEDFMLKSARLINEQKATMVVEHLTYNPVEDRHELHEIFTVDKQQDFSRAVKTERHVYDYVFTDSRNEKTFVTELDKSTEVVVYAKLPKGFFIPTPVGNYNPDWAIAFKEGAVKHIYFVAETKGSMSSMELRKIEECKIDCARKFFTGITTDQVKYEIVSDYGTLMNLVK; this is encoded by the coding sequence ATGAAACTTAAATTCAAAAAACAACAATTCCAGACTGACGCAGTCAATGCAGTTATTGAGTGCTTTGCCGGACAGCCAAAAACGGAAGGTGTCACTTATCGTATTGATCCCGGCAAGGGCAACAGTTCCAAGGGGCTTGGAACATCCCAAGTGAGTTTTGATTTATCCCAATCGGGCTTTAAGAACCGTGAACTGCTCAAGTCGCTGACCTTGCTGGAAAATATCCAGACGGTGCAACGGCGGCAGAACCTCCCGCAATCTGCAAAACTGGTCAGCACCAAGGTTTGCCCGGTCAATCTGGATATTGAGATGGAGACCGGCACCGGAAAAACCTACTGCTACATCAAGACGATGTTTGAGCTGAACCGATGCTATGGTTGGTCTAAATTTATCGTGGTTGTGCCGTCCATCGCAATTCGTGAAGGTGTGTTCAAGTCCTTCGAGATTACCGCCGAGCATTTCATGGAGGAATACAACAAGCGGGCACGATTCTTTCTCTATAATTCCAAACAACTGCATCACCTGGAACAATTCTCCTCGGATGGGGGGATCAATGTCATGATTATCAATGTCCAGGCATTCAATGCAACCGGGAAGGATGCACGCAGAATCTATGAAGAACTGGATGATTTTCAGTCACGCAAACCGATGGATGTCATTGCGGGAAATCATCCGATTATGATTCTGGATGAACCGCAGAAACTGGAAGGAGCTAAAACGTTTGATTCGCTGGCAAAATTTAATCCACTGGCCATCTTGCGCTATTCCGCCACCCACAAGACCGAGCACAATAAAATTCACCGACTGGATGCTCTGGACGCTTACAATCAGAAGTTGGTCAAGAAGATTGCTGTTCGAGGAATCACCGTCAGGGGGTTGACGGGCACGAATGCCTATCTCTATCTGGAATCCATTCAGATTTCATCGGGTCCCCCGGTTGCCCGTATTGAGTATGAGCTCAGGCAACAAACGGGTATCAAGCGAATCGTGCGCAAATTCGGCAGAAATGACAATCTCTTCGATCTATCGGGGGGATTGGAACAATACAAGGGCTTTGTGATTGCTGATATTGACGCAACAAAAGATACCGTCACGTTCACGAATGGTGTGATTCTGGAGGCCGGAGAAGCCACTGGCGATGTCAATGAATCCACCTTGCGCCGTATTCAGATTCGGGAAACGATCAGGGCACATTTTGAGAAAGAGCAAGCCCTCTTCCCCTTGGGAATCAAGGTGCTTTCCCTTTTCTTTATTGATGAAGTCGCCAAATACCGTCGCTACGATGGCGGTATTGAACAGCCAGGTGACTATGCAAAGATGTTTGAAGAAGAGTACAAGGCGGCTTTCAATGAATTACCGTTATTACTGGATATTCCCTATCGTACCTACCTTGAAGGCATCCAGGCAGCGAAGACTCACAACGGCTACTTCTCCATTGACAAGAAAAGTAATCGGCTGGTTGACCCGACTGTAGGGAAGAAGAGCACTGAAGCCGATGATGTGGATGCTTACGATCTGATCCTGAAGGACAAGGAACGCCTGCTCTCGCTGGATGAGCCTGTGCGGTTCATCTTTTCTCATTCAGCCCTGAGCGAAGGCTGGGACAATCCCAATGTCTTTGTGATCTGTACGCTGAAACACAGCGACAGCAGTATCCGTAAACGCCAGGAAGTGGGCCGTGGCTTACGGCTATGCGTTAACCAGAAGGGGGATCGTATGGACAGTGGCGCCAACATCCACGAAATCAATCTCCTGACGGTCGTTGCCAGTGAAAGTTATAAAGATTTTACAGCCGGATTGCAGAAGGAAATATCAGAATCTCTATCCGCCAGACCCCGTAAAGCGGATGAAGCCTACTTCATAGGCAAAGTCATTAAAACCCCTGAAGGTGAAGTTCAAATCACGCCGCAGATTGCCAAACAAATTTACCGTTACCTTGTCAAAAATGATTACACTAACGATAACGACGGGATTACGGCCAACTACCATGAAGCAATCAAAAACAATACACTGGCTCCCTTACCTCCGGAACTGACCCAATATACCCCCCAAATTGTCCAGTTGATCGAGAGTGTATTTAGTGACGCTACCCTACCGGGAATTGAAGATGGCCGCAAAGCCAAGCCCAATCTATTGAACAAGAACCTCGAAAAAGTTGAATTTAAGGCACTTTGGGAAAAGATCAACCGCAAGGCGGCCTACTCCGTTCATTTTGATACCGCTGAATTGATCAAGAAATGTGTGGCTACTCTGGATAGGGAATTGAATGTAACCAAACTGCAATATACCATTACGGGTGGGACACAGGGGGATTCCATTTCTTACGATGAGTTGAAAAGTGGACAAGGCTTTGCCGTCACGGAGAATACAACCGAGTATATGACGATCTCCGTTAATTCCGCAGTCAAATATGATCTGATCGGTAAGCTGACAGAAACCACCCACTTGACCCGCAACACCGTAGCGGCAATTCTGAAAAAAATCAGACCGGATAAGTTCGCGCAGTATCGACAGAACCCGGAAGACTTCATGCTCAAATCGGCAAGGCTCATCAACGAGCAGAAGGCCACCATGGTAGTTGAACATCTGACCTATAACCCCGTGGAAGACCGACACGAGCTTCACGAAATCTTTACCGTGGATAAACAGCAGGATTTCAGCCGGGCCGTCAAGACCGAGCGGCATGTTTATGATTATGTTTTTACCGATTCCAGGAATGAAAAGACCTTTGTAACCGAACTGGACAAGAGTACCGAAGTCGTTGTTTATGCCAAACTCCCCAAAGGTTTCTTCATCCCAACCCCCGTCGGGAACTATAATCCAGACTGGGCGATTGCCTTCAAAGAGGGGGCGGTCAAACACATCTATTTCGTTGCTGAGACCAAAGGCTCTATGTCCTCTATGGAACTGAGGAAGATTGAAGAATGCAAGATCGACTGTGCCCGAAAGTTTTTCACTGGGATCACTACCGATCAGGTTAAATATGAGATTGTCAGTGATTATGGAACGTTGATGAATCTGGTGAAGTGA
- a CDS encoding site-specific DNA-methyltransferase, with protein MDKMKMQTPNFVNENIKKIAELFPNCITETISTVNGQRQTVNGIDFDQLRQELSASLVEGTQERYTLNWPGKNEAILTANAPIAKTLRPCKAESVDFENTRNVYIEGDNLDALKLLQETYLNKVKMIYIDPPYNTGNDFIYEDDFAEDTEAFLQRSNQKDEEGNRLVANTEANGRFHSDWLTMIYPRLKLARNLLRDDGVIFISIDDNEITNLRKVCDEVFGETNRYCTFSWKRRSGAMDSVNNVSSDHEYVVCYGKTQGKLNGVKRSYERYSNPDNDPRGPWIADNLSAGKPGGNTYYAVIDPENGNAYWPPKGRYWPYSPETMSSKIKEGRIIFPKSKDGSPLLKRFQLEAKSEVVPISTWGVDKTSKVSNAFITSLNTEGTKELKTLFSDKVFTFPKPTQLVISLLQQGTESKDIVLDFFSGSATTAHAVMQLNAEDNGNRQFIMVQLPEACDEKSEAYKAGYKTIAEIGKERIRRAGKKIKEENPLTTQNLDVGFRVFKVDTSNIKEVYYTPEELKQENLELFKDHIKPDRSPEDLLFQVFIDWGLDLTLPIAQKTIDGKTVFLVDANALVACFDAPVTEDLVKKLAAHKPLRVVFRDDAFSSDSVKINVEQIFKLLSPGTEVKSI; from the coding sequence AAGAGTTATCAGCAAGTCTGGTCGAAGGCACCCAGGAACGATACACCTTGAATTGGCCCGGTAAAAACGAGGCGATTCTGACTGCGAATGCCCCGATTGCCAAGACTCTGCGGCCTTGCAAGGCAGAGAGTGTGGATTTTGAGAACACCCGTAACGTCTATATCGAAGGTGATAATCTGGATGCGCTCAAACTGCTTCAGGAAACCTACCTGAACAAAGTGAAGATGATCTATATCGACCCACCCTACAACACCGGCAATGATTTCATTTATGAAGATGATTTCGCGGAAGATACGGAAGCATTTCTACAACGTTCCAATCAGAAGGATGAAGAAGGGAATCGGCTGGTTGCCAATACAGAAGCGAATGGACGGTTTCATTCCGATTGGCTGACGATGATCTATCCGAGGCTGAAACTGGCAAGAAACCTGTTGAGAGATGATGGAGTTATATTTATTTCGATTGATGACAATGAGATAACAAACTTGCGGAAGGTTTGTGATGAAGTGTTTGGGGAAACAAACCGCTATTGTACTTTTTCATGGAAACGAAGAAGTGGAGCAATGGATTCTGTCAATAATGTTAGCTCTGATCATGAGTATGTTGTCTGTTATGGAAAAACCCAAGGTAAACTAAACGGAGTCAAGCGATCCTATGAGAGATACTCAAATCCAGATAATGATCCAAGAGGACCTTGGATTGCAGATAATCTTAGTGCAGGCAAACCTGGAGGTAATACTTATTACGCTGTGATAGATCCTGAAAATGGTAATGCCTATTGGCCTCCAAAAGGAAGATATTGGCCTTACAGCCCAGAAACAATGTCTTCAAAAATAAAAGAAGGACGCATAATCTTCCCCAAAAGCAAAGATGGTTCACCACTGTTAAAGCGTTTCCAATTGGAAGCCAAGTCGGAAGTAGTGCCTATTTCAACATGGGGAGTTGATAAAACTTCAAAAGTTTCAAATGCTTTTATCACATCATTAAATACAGAAGGGACAAAAGAGTTAAAAACATTATTTAGTGACAAAGTCTTTACATTTCCTAAACCAACTCAGTTAGTTATTTCTCTTTTACAACAGGGAACAGAATCTAAAGATATCGTATTGGACTTCTTCTCCGGTTCCGCCACCACCGCCCATGCTGTTATGCAACTCAATGCCGAAGATAACGGCAACCGTCAATTCATCATGGTGCAGCTTCCCGAAGCTTGTGACGAAAAGTCAGAAGCCTACAAAGCCGGTTACAAAACCATTGCCGAAATTGGCAAGGAACGGATTCGCCGTGCTGGAAAGAAGATCAAGGAAGAAAACCCCCTCACCACCCAGAATCTTGATGTGGGTTTCCGAGTATTCAAAGTGGATACGTCCAACATAAAGGAGGTGTATTACACTCCGGAGGAACTGAAACAGGAAAATCTGGAACTGTTCAAGGATCACATCAAGCCCGACCGTAGCCCCGAAGACCTGCTGTTTCAGGTGTTCATTGACTGGGGACTTGACCTCACCCTGCCCATTGCCCAAAAAACCATTGATGGCAAGACGGTCTTTCTGGTGGATGCCAATGCCTTGGTCGCCTGTTTTGATGCCCCTGTAACTGAAGATCTGGTGAAGAAGTTGGCCGCACACAAACCCTTGCGGGTGGTCTTCCGGGATGATGCCTTTAGCAGCGATAGCGTCAAGATCAACGTCGAGCAGATTTTCAAACTGCTATCCCCTGGAACGGAAGTGAAATCGATTTAA